The Thermoplasma sp. Kam2015 genome includes a window with the following:
- a CDS encoding UbiA family prenyltransferase has product MSRFSIIRPINGTMGFISTYISAYIAVGSRITAHLVPVTMAAIAVFLVTSGGNIINDIVDVEVDRINHPKRPLVTGEMSKREAETIFLVLFGISIVISVFISIVAMLIVILAEVLLVSYEYFLKKTGLPGNAVISLLIGLIFIFGGVSVFSYSRMIFLFLLAFTSNMSREIIKDVEDVNGDSDRITFPKRYGVKKAIMLSDIIIAVLVIVSYLPFALHILSIYYLYVVLVADALFIASGAISSRNPTSGQKVSKYAMIVGMASFLAGAF; this is encoded by the coding sequence ATGAGCAGATTTTCCATAATAAGACCGATCAACGGTACAATGGGTTTCATATCAACCTATATCTCCGCATACATAGCGGTGGGAAGCAGGATCACGGCTCATTTGGTTCCGGTTACAATGGCTGCCATAGCTGTTTTTCTTGTCACGTCCGGTGGCAACATAATCAACGATATAGTGGATGTGGAAGTGGATAGAATAAACCATCCAAAGAGGCCGCTTGTCACTGGAGAGATGTCCAAGAGAGAAGCTGAAACCATATTCCTGGTTTTATTTGGCATTTCCATAGTTATATCGGTTTTCATCTCCATAGTTGCGATGCTCATAGTTATATTGGCCGAAGTGCTGCTCGTATCCTACGAATATTTTCTTAAAAAGACCGGACTGCCCGGAAACGCAGTCATAAGCCTTCTTATAGGTCTGATCTTCATCTTCGGCGGGGTATCCGTATTCTCTTACAGTAGGATGATATTCCTCTTCTTACTTGCATTCACATCCAACATGTCGAGAGAAATAATAAAGGACGTCGAGGACGTTAACGGAGATTCTGATAGAATTACGTTTCCAAAGAGATATGGCGTTAAAAAGGCGATAATGCTTTCAGATATAATCATAGCTGTCCTAGTTATTGTCTCTTATCTGCCCTTTGCCCTTCACATTCTATCCATTTACTATCTGTACGTTGTTCTTGTGGCGGATGCACTGTTTATAGCCTCAGGCGCGATATCATCAAGAAATCCAACGTCTGGCCAAAAGGTATCAAAGTATGCTATGATAGTGGGCATGGCGTCGTTCCTCGCAGGTGCATTCTGA
- a CDS encoding tRNA (guanine(26)-N(2))-dimethyltransferase, with protein sequence MIIKEGEAEIFVPEIYHGPGKRGAGFYNADQKINRDITIEFIKRMGIKTALDGFGGTGIRGIRIAKETNASVTIAEVSPESYRIVRDNIERNGSHATAVNDTFECVLQHGSFEYVDIDPYGSPVPYIDAALVGVKRGGFLGITATDQTALTGSVPHKTRIRYDALIQNDTFRHEMGIRLLIGYTAKRAAALGRSIEPMLSIWHGHYYRIFLKIEKGFQNAGRMIHEVGYVNKHDIHADMYPDVEEGPVWKGRIQDNEVARDVLESTGHINFNPEENRLLFCDMTDIARFRHISLPPVSSVIDKIREAGYIAARTMFSPTGIKTDASCAHIEEMMMDILHH encoded by the coding sequence ATGATAATAAAGGAGGGAGAGGCCGAGATCTTCGTTCCTGAGATATATCATGGCCCCGGAAAGAGGGGCGCTGGTTTCTACAATGCGGATCAGAAGATAAACCGAGATATAACTATAGAATTCATAAAGCGAATGGGTATAAAAACTGCTCTGGATGGTTTTGGCGGAACCGGGATACGTGGAATAAGGATTGCTAAGGAAACCAACGCCTCGGTCACGATAGCAGAGGTGTCTCCAGAATCATATAGAATCGTAAGGGATAACATAGAGAGGAATGGTTCCCACGCGACAGCCGTGAATGATACCTTTGAATGTGTATTGCAGCATGGTTCGTTTGAATACGTGGATATCGATCCATACGGATCACCAGTTCCATATATTGATGCCGCATTGGTGGGGGTAAAACGTGGTGGTTTTCTTGGTATAACCGCAACCGATCAGACTGCCCTCACCGGATCAGTACCGCATAAGACAAGAATAAGGTATGATGCTTTAATTCAGAACGATACTTTCAGGCATGAGATGGGTATCAGGCTTCTGATAGGATACACGGCAAAGAGAGCAGCCGCGCTTGGCAGATCCATTGAGCCTATGCTTTCTATATGGCATGGACATTATTATCGCATATTTCTGAAGATTGAAAAGGGTTTTCAGAACGCCGGAAGGATGATCCATGAGGTGGGATATGTCAACAAGCACGATATTCACGCTGACATGTACCCAGACGTTGAAGAGGGGCCTGTCTGGAAGGGAAGGATACAGGATAATGAGGTTGCCAGAGATGTACTCGAATCCACCGGCCATATAAATTTCAATCCGGAAGAAAATAGGTTGTTGTTCTGCGATATGACTGATATAGCACGATTCAGACATATCAGCCTTCCCCCAGTTTCCTCGGTTATAGATAAAATCAGGGAGGCTGGATATATTGCAGCCAGAACCATGTTTTCACCAACGGGCATCAAGACAGACGCGAGCTGCGCTCACATCGAAGAGATGATGATGGATATTTTGCATCACTGA
- a CDS encoding gamma-glutamyltransferase family protein, with protein sequence MKRSRPNAFSNKAVIASSSELASIAGRDVMKAGGNIFDAALAVSAALCVTQNNLCGLGGDLFALIRDENGEIIDLNGSGQSARAASIEFYESMGMSRIPERGIYAAITVPGIVGSWETIYRRYASLDIHEILKPAIRMAREGFPVTQNYSESITRSATLLGRYSGWSSIFMPGGRSPAPGEIFKQPDLANTLKSLAEDGYGSFYDGRLSETIAAGLIDAGSLIDDQDLKAYSPVLRRPVCTALDDFKIYETSPNSQGITVIHWVENLFQRGYGTESMADVKAIDLMESMYNAYEKRRYITDPTFMKNPNYKDSGIDSFARQENKDPDRGDTTYFSISDGEGRSVSMIQSNYMGFGSGIVPRGTGFVLQNRGTYFSLDKTHPNALMPGKRTFHTLAACIVEKRGDLYASFGSMGGDIQPQVQMQILMNVLRENSDPQAIIDRPRWAEPYTIYEDPGPIYVESTHLAEYLSEYSKTRGIRNKEVSPEFGTAQITTMLPNGVVVGAADPRGDGIAIPV encoded by the coding sequence GTGAAACGAAGCAGACCAAATGCCTTCTCAAATAAAGCCGTTATCGCCTCCTCCAGTGAGCTTGCCTCGATCGCTGGCAGAGACGTCATGAAAGCTGGTGGCAACATATTCGATGCTGCACTGGCAGTCAGTGCTGCACTTTGCGTAACACAGAACAATCTCTGCGGCCTTGGTGGTGATCTCTTCGCACTCATAAGAGACGAAAACGGTGAAATTATTGATTTGAATGGTAGCGGACAGTCAGCAAGAGCAGCCAGCATAGAGTTCTATGAATCAATGGGCATGAGCAGAATACCGGAGCGAGGAATATATGCAGCCATCACTGTTCCTGGAATTGTCGGATCCTGGGAAACGATATACAGGAGATATGCAAGCCTGGATATTCATGAAATTCTGAAACCCGCCATACGCATGGCAAGGGAAGGTTTCCCAGTTACACAGAATTATTCGGAGTCCATAACACGCAGTGCAACACTTCTTGGAAGATACTCTGGCTGGTCTTCAATATTTATGCCTGGCGGCAGATCCCCAGCACCAGGTGAAATTTTCAAACAGCCAGATCTTGCCAATACTCTGAAATCATTGGCTGAAGATGGCTATGGATCCTTCTACGATGGAAGGCTTTCTGAAACCATAGCTGCCGGGCTAATTGACGCAGGTTCACTGATCGATGATCAAGATCTCAAGGCGTATAGCCCAGTACTGCGTAGACCGGTATGCACTGCCCTTGATGATTTCAAAATATATGAGACCTCACCGAACAGCCAGGGTATCACAGTGATTCACTGGGTGGAGAATCTTTTCCAAAGGGGGTATGGGACAGAATCCATGGCCGATGTCAAGGCGATCGATCTGATGGAATCGATGTATAACGCGTATGAGAAGAGAAGATATATAACGGATCCTACCTTCATGAAGAATCCAAATTATAAAGATTCGGGAATCGATTCTTTCGCAAGGCAGGAAAACAAAGATCCGGATAGAGGAGATACAACTTACTTTTCTATAAGCGATGGAGAGGGGCGTTCCGTCAGCATGATTCAAAGCAACTACATGGGCTTCGGTTCTGGCATCGTTCCAAGAGGTACAGGTTTTGTATTGCAGAATAGAGGTACATACTTCAGCCTTGACAAAACTCATCCTAACGCACTGATGCCAGGCAAGAGAACCTTTCATACCTTAGCGGCCTGCATAGTTGAGAAGCGTGGTGACCTGTATGCCTCATTTGGATCGATGGGGGGCGACATTCAACCACAGGTTCAGATGCAGATCTTGATGAACGTACTCAGAGAAAACTCTGATCCTCAGGCCATTATAGACAGGCCAAGGTGGGCTGAGCCATACACCATCTACGAGGATCCAGGCCCAATATATGTCGAATCTACGCATCTCGCAGAATATCTGTCCGAATACTCAAAGACCAGAGGCATAAGAAATAAAGAGGTTTCACCTGAATTTGGTACCGCTCAGATAACCACTATGCTTCCAAACGGTGTTGTCGTGGGTGCTGCCGATCCAAGGGGAGATGGGATTGCCATACCTGTCTGA
- a CDS encoding geranylgeranylglyceryl/heptaprenylglyceryl phosphate synthase — translation MTVLEEMIQRSKSGKVHMTLIDPASKPPQECARIAEEAEMAGTDFIMVGGSTDIDMRMMDEAITAIKDRTDLKVIIFPGSSLMISSKADAIFFMSLLNSGNIDYVVGHQVKAAIPLSSMPIEKIPMAYLVFYPGMTVGRVSQARLIPRDDENTALSYALAAQYLGFRLLYFEAGSGSPYHVSENVIKRVKSEVQIPIIVGGGIRTAESAKSLALAGADMIVTGTITERASNVYEALHPIIESIKEIGLSKIH, via the coding sequence ATGACTGTACTAGAAGAGATGATACAGAGATCGAAGAGCGGCAAGGTGCATATGACCCTGATAGATCCAGCTTCAAAGCCCCCTCAGGAATGTGCACGTATAGCGGAGGAGGCAGAGATGGCCGGAACGGACTTCATAATGGTAGGTGGTTCAACGGATATCGACATGAGGATGATGGACGAGGCCATCACTGCCATAAAGGATCGTACAGATCTGAAGGTGATCATATTCCCTGGTTCATCGCTCATGATCTCGTCAAAAGCCGATGCAATATTTTTCATGAGTCTGCTCAATTCAGGCAACATCGATTATGTGGTTGGGCATCAAGTTAAGGCTGCCATTCCGCTTTCATCCATGCCTATAGAAAAGATACCGATGGCATATCTCGTTTTCTATCCTGGAATGACCGTGGGACGAGTAAGCCAGGCCAGGTTGATACCAAGAGACGATGAAAATACCGCATTATCCTATGCGCTGGCTGCGCAGTACCTTGGCTTCAGACTGCTTTACTTCGAGGCTGGTAGCGGCTCTCCCTATCATGTCAGCGAAAATGTGATCAAGAGGGTTAAAAGTGAAGTGCAGATACCGATCATAGTTGGAGGGGGCATCAGGACTGCAGAGTCCGCAAAGTCATTGGCGTTGGCCGGTGCTGATATGATCGTCACAGGAACAATAACTGAGAGGGCATCCAACGTATATGAAGCCCTGCACCCTATAATCGAAAGCATAAAGGAAATAGGGTTGTCGAAAATACATTGA